A window of Chryseobacterium aquaeductus genomic DNA:
TAGATTTTTCTAAGTAGGCTTCAAAAGCGAAGCTCAACTTAACTTTTCTAAACTTTTTAATAAAAAATCTTAATGGTTTAAATTAAAACTGATAATTCATCACTTTCTGAAAATCAGAGCATTCAAAATTGAATACTTTGAACTTTAATATTAAAGATAATCCTATCAATTTTTTTAACAAACAAAACTTTACAGTTGTTGCCAATCGCAACATTGTGTAAAGTCAATCAAGCTATTTACAATGAAACTGATATATAGTTTATTGCTGATCCTTTGCGGATTGGTGATTACAAACGCACAGAAAACTTTCACTGTTCAGGGGACAGTTCAGGATTTCCACGATAAAACCATGCTCGAAAATGCGATGGTATCATTGGGAGATTTCACTGCCAAAACAGATAAAAGCGGAAAGTTTTCATTCAATAAAATTCCTTACGGGAATTATACGCTCATTGCAAAGCATCCTGATTGTAATGATTATACTGAAAATGTAGGAGTTACACAGGATGTTCATTTGGCAATTACTTTAGAACACCACATTGGCGAGATAGAAACGGTGACCGTGCATGGCAGTCACAAAACCAAAGGTTCAGTGATTATGCAAACGTTGAATCGCGCCGATATCGAAAGAAATTCTACTGAAAATCTTGGAAACCTGCTTACACAAATTTCGGGAGTGACGGCTTTGAAAACGGGAAATAACATCTCAAAACCTGTGATTCACGGTTTGTATGGAAGCCGGATCTCTATTCTGAATAATGGCGTGAAGATGGCAGAGCAGGAGTGGGGCGTAGAACATGCACCCAATGTTGATGTAAATGATTTTGAACACATTGACGTCATCAAAGGTGCATCAGCATTAAAGTACGGTAACGAAGGCGTAGGTGGTGTGGTGGTTTTGGAGCCTGCAACTATTCCAAAGAAAGATACTTTGATGGGAAAAGTCAAGATTTCGGGGATTTCAAATGGTAGAGGAGGTGAAATTTCAGCTAATATTTTAAAATCATGGGAAAACCAGTGGTTTGTAAAAACAGGTGGAAGCTACAAGAAACTTGGAGATCTCTACATTCCGCATCATACATTACAAAATACGGGAGCTGAGGTCAATTCTTTTAATTTTTCTTTTGGAAATCACAGTTTTATGCAGGGTTTTGATGTATCATACAGCGGAATCAATCAGGAATTTGGAATTTTCAAAGGTGCACATTTGGGAAGTCCTGCAGATTTTTATAAAGCGATTAACCTTGGACAACCTTATTTCTTAGATGATTTCAGCTATGATATTACCAATCCTAAACAGGAAGTAAGCCACCATATTGCAAAATTGTCTGCTTATAAAAGGTTTGCAGATTTTGGTAAAATATCTTTTCAGTATAGTTTTCAACTCAACAGTCGGAAAGAATTTGACATCAGAAGAGGTGAACTGACTGATCTTCCTTCGATGGATTTGAGGTTGATCACCCACTCTGCAAGTTTGATTCATTTAATCGAACGTACGAATTGGAGTTTAGAAAGCGGAATCTCGGGTGGTTTTCAAGATAATTATCCGAATCCTGCAACCAAAGCAAGACGTTTGATACCTGATTATTACAGATACGATGCCGGAGCTTTTTCTGTATTTAAATATCAGTTTAATTCAAAATTAAATGCAGAAGCTGGCGTAAGATATGATTTCAGCAGATATGATGCTTACAAATATTATGATGAATCTGAATGGAATTCACGTTATGCAAATATTTTCCCTGAATTTTTTGTTCAGAAAAATGACAGCAGAGTATTGACGAGACCAATTTTAGATTATCATAATTTCTCAGCTAATCTTGGCTTAGATTATAAACCTCTTAATAATTTGGAGTTGAAATTTAATCTTTCAAGAGCAGACAGAACGCCTAATCCTGCAGAATTATTTGCAGACGGTCTGCATCATTCTGCTGCAATCATGGAAGAAGGTGATTTGAATATCAAAAAAGAAACCTTCTACCATGCCAATCTTTCGTTGATCTCCAATTTTAGTGTGCTGAAAGGCTTACGTTTGGAAGTGAATCCTTATGTGATGCTTTCAGATAATTTCATCAATCAGATTCCGACGGGTGTGGTTTCTACCAACAGAGGTGTTTTCCCGATCTGGAGCTATCAGCAGATCAAAGCAAGAATCTACGGAATCGATGCAGATCTTGAATTAAACATTCTGGATAATCTAAAATGGAATACCAGTTTCAGCACTTTAAGAGGTGATGACTTATCCAACAAAGAAGATCTTATTCTGATGATGCCAACCAATTTGAGAAATGCAATTGAGTTTAAATTAAACGCTCCGAAAAATTTCTACATCCGATTAGAAAACGAAAATGTTTTTAAACAAAATCGTTTCCCGATCAGAAACCAAAATGTAGATTTTATAGAAGATTCTCAATTGATGACCAAAGAGGTTGATCTCAGCTCAACGCCTGCTGCGTTCACTTTGTTTAATGCCTCGGTAGGTGCAGACGTGTTCAAAAATCTGAATCTTAATGTCAGAATCAATAACATCTTTAATACGGAGTATCGGGAATATCTCAACAGACTTCGCTATTTTATGCCGGAGAACGGAAGAAATTTTATCGTTACTCTTAAATATAATTTTTAATAACAACATACTCTAATAATTAGAATCAAAAGATCTACAAAAGTTCACAGGACGTAAGAGCTTGTTTGTGAGCTTTTGAACATCTTAAAAATATTGCACCATCTTTTGTTTCTTTTGTGGTTAGAAAAATATCAACAACTTAAAATTTAATTTAAAATGAAAAAAATATTCAAAATTACATTAGTCCTTTTCGCATCATTATTACTATTTTCTTGTCGTTCAAATGACGGAAATGATATCCCGGAAGATATCCACGAGCATGAGGAAATTGAAAAACTTGTCGTAAAACTTACAAATAAAAACAATGCAACAGATGTACAGACCATCAACTATATTGGTGGTGTAGCAGATACTCACATTCATGCAGAAGCAGGTGATGTGTATTTAGTAGATCTTGATTTTCAGGTAAAACATGATGACCATTACCACAGTGCTAATGCTGAAATTTTAGAAGAAAAAGACGAGCATTTCATTACATACAGTTTTGCAGGATCTGATATTAAAGTAAAAAGAGCAGACGGCGATATCGTAAGAACTGATGGTAACAGATTAGGGCTGAAAACAGAGTGGACAGTTATCAGCACTACTTCTACCGGAAAAGTAAACATTAAACTCAATCACGGTGCAACTTCTGTGAATGCTAACTCACCTTCAGCAGATAACCAACTGGGAACTGCGGTGGGCGGAGAAAGTGATGTAGATGCTTTGATTGATCTTCATTAATTGATTCACTACTTTTAGCTCACTTATAAAACCACTGAAATATTCGGTGGTTTTTTTATTTATAAGGAATTGATGACGAAGAATTTATCTTTAATGGTTCATTTTAATAAAAAATTCATATTTTTGCAACCTAAAATTTTAATCAATAATGAAGGTTACCGCAAAAAACCATGATGATGTAAGTGCATTGCTTACAGTAACATTGGAGAAATCTGACTACAAAGAAAAAGTAGAAAAGCAATTGATTAATTATGCTAAAAACGCACAAGTTCCTGGTTTTAGAAAAGGAAAAGTGCCTTTGAGTATGGTTAGAAAGCAATATGAAGCAGGGATTGCATTCGAAGAAATCAACAAACAAGTTTCTGATGCTTTGAATAACTATATCAACGAAAACAAACTAAGATTAGTTGGTCAGCCAGTTCCTCAGCCTGTAAATGATTTTAATCATAATGCAGAGAAATTGGAAGTTGCTTTCGAAGTAGGTTACGAACCAGAATTTACTATAGATTTGGCTAAATATGAAGCTCCACACTACAAAGTAGAAGCTTCTGATAAAGAAATCAGCAAAAGCATCGAGAATATGCAGAAGCGTTTTGCAGAGCAGGTTCCGCAAGACAAGATCACTAAAGATTCTTATATCAACTTAGAGATTTCTCAGGTTGTAGAAGAAGATGCTGAAGGTGAGCACCACCACCATCCGAAAAATGCGACCATTACTGCTGAAAACAAAGACGCTTTCAAATTGGTA
This region includes:
- a CDS encoding TonB-dependent receptor, with the translated sequence MKLIYSLLLILCGLVITNAQKTFTVQGTVQDFHDKTMLENAMVSLGDFTAKTDKSGKFSFNKIPYGNYTLIAKHPDCNDYTENVGVTQDVHLAITLEHHIGEIETVTVHGSHKTKGSVIMQTLNRADIERNSTENLGNLLTQISGVTALKTGNNISKPVIHGLYGSRISILNNGVKMAEQEWGVEHAPNVDVNDFEHIDVIKGASALKYGNEGVGGVVVLEPATIPKKDTLMGKVKISGISNGRGGEISANILKSWENQWFVKTGGSYKKLGDLYIPHHTLQNTGAEVNSFNFSFGNHSFMQGFDVSYSGINQEFGIFKGAHLGSPADFYKAINLGQPYFLDDFSYDITNPKQEVSHHIAKLSAYKRFADFGKISFQYSFQLNSRKEFDIRRGELTDLPSMDLRLITHSASLIHLIERTNWSLESGISGGFQDNYPNPATKARRLIPDYYRYDAGAFSVFKYQFNSKLNAEAGVRYDFSRYDAYKYYDESEWNSRYANIFPEFFVQKNDSRVLTRPILDYHNFSANLGLDYKPLNNLELKFNLSRADRTPNPAELFADGLHHSAAIMEEGDLNIKKETFYHANLSLISNFSVLKGLRLEVNPYVMLSDNFINQIPTGVVSTNRGVFPIWSYQQIKARIYGIDADLELNILDNLKWNTSFSTLRGDDLSNKEDLILMMPTNLRNAIEFKLNAPKNFYIRLENENVFKQNRFPIRNQNVDFIEDSQLMTKEVDLSSTPAAFTLFNASVGADVFKNLNLNVRINNIFNTEYREYLNRLRYFMPENGRNFIVTLKYNF